Proteins from one Escherichia coli genomic window:
- the mdtJ gene encoding multidrug/spermidine efflux SMR transporter subunit MdtJ, translating into MYIYWILLGLAIATEITGTLSMKWASVSEGNGGFILMLVMISLSYIFLSFAVKKIALGVAYALWEGIGILLITLFSVLLFDESLSLMKIAGLTTLVAGIVLIKSGTRKACKPEPEVNHGAV; encoded by the coding sequence ATGTATATTTATTGGATTTTATTAGGTCTGGCTATTGCTACGGAAATTACCGGCACGCTGTCAATGAAATGGGCGAGCGTCAGTGAGGGTAATGGCGGTTTTATTTTAATGCTGGTGATGATTTCTCTGTCGTATATATTTCTCTCCTTCGCCGTTAAAAAAATCGCCTTAGGCGTAGCTTATGCGCTGTGGGAAGGTATCGGTATTTTATTGATTACCTTGTTTAGCGTTTTGTTATTCGATGAAAGTTTATCGCTGATGAAAATTGCCGGGTTAACGACCCTGGTGGCTGGGATTGTATTAATCAAATCAGGTACCCGTAAAGCGTGTAAACCTGAGCCGGAGGTGAACCATGGCGCAGTTTGA
- the ydgD gene encoding trypsin-like serine peptidase: MRTTIAVVLGAISLTSAFVFADKPDVAKSANDEVSTLFFGHDDRVPVNDTTQSPWDAVGQLETASGNLCTATLIAPNLALTAGHCLLTPPKGKADKAVALRFVSNKGLWRYEIHDIEGRVDPTLGKRLKADGDGWIVPPAAAPWDFGLIVLRNPPSGITPLPLFAGDKAALTAALKAAGRKVTQAGYPEDHLDTLYSHQNCEVTGWAQTSVMSHQCDTLPGDSGSPLMLHTDDGWQLIGVQSSAPAAKDRWRADNRAISVTGFRDKLDQLLQK; the protein is encoded by the coding sequence ATGCGTACAACCATTGCTGTAGTGTTGGGTGCAATTAGTTTGACGTCTGCTTTTGTGTTTGCAGATAAACCAGACGTTGCCAAATCGGCAAACGATGAGGTCAGCACCCTGTTTTTTGGTCATGATGATCGTGTGCCCGTGAATGACACGACCCAATCACCGTGGGATGCGGTTGGGCAACTGGAAACGGCCAGCGGCAATTTATGTACGGCGACGCTGATTGCCCCCAATCTGGCATTAACGGCAGGACACTGTTTATTGACGCCGCCAAAGGGTAAAGCGGATAAAGCGGTGGCGCTGCGTTTTGTGTCAAATAAAGGGCTTTGGCGCTATGAGATCCACGACATAGAAGGCCGCGTTGACCCGACACTGGGAAAGCGGTTAAAAGCAGATGGGGATGGTTGGATTGTTCCTCCCGCAGCTGCGCCGTGGGACTTCGGTTTGATTGTGCTACGTAATCCCCCTTCTGGCATTACACCGTTGCCGTTATTTGCGGGAGATAAAGCCGCACTTACCGCCGCATTAAAAGCGGCAGGTCGAAAAGTGACTCAAGCGGGATATCCTGAAGATCACCTCGATACGCTATACAGTCATCAAAATTGCGAAGTAACTGGCTGGGCGCAAACGTCGGTGATGTCCCATCAGTGCGATACTTTGCCGGGTGATAGCGGTTCGCCACTGATGTTGCATACCGATGACGGCTGGCAGTTAATTGGCGTACAAAGTTCGGCTCCTGCCGCGAAAGATCGCTGGCGTGCCGATAACCGGGCCATTTCTGTCACTGGTTTTCGCGACAAGCTAGACCAACTTTTGCAAAAATAG
- the mdtI gene encoding multidrug/spermidine efflux SMR transporter subunit MdtI has protein sequence MAQFEWVHAVWLALAIVLEIVANVFLKFSDGFRRKIYGLLSLAAVLAAFSALSQAVKGIDLSVAYALWGGFGIAATLVAGWVLFGQRLNRKGWIGLVLLLAGMIMVKFA, from the coding sequence ATGGCGCAGTTTGAATGGGTACACGCCGTCTGGCTGGCATTGGCAATCGTGCTGGAAATCGTTGCTAATGTCTTTTTGAAATTTTCTGACGGCTTTCGTCGCAAAATCTATGGTTTGCTCTCCCTGGCGGCGGTGCTGGCTGCCTTTAGTGCGCTTTCTCAAGCCGTTAAAGGGATTGACTTGTCTGTAGCCTATGCATTGTGGGGCGGATTTGGTATTGCCGCCACGTTAGTCGCAGGTTGGGTTTTGTTTGGTCAACGTTTAAATCGCAAAGGCTGGATTGGTCTGGTCTTGCTGTTGGCTGGAATGATTATGGTGAAGTTTGCCTGA
- the asr gene encoding acid resistance repetitive basic protein Asr, with protein MKKVLALVVAAAMGLSSAAFAAETATTPAPTATTTKAAPAKTTHHKKQHKAAPAQKAQAAKKHHKNAKAEQKAPEQKAQAAKKHAKKHSHQQPAKPAAQPAA; from the coding sequence ATGAAAAAAGTATTAGCTCTGGTTGTTGCCGCTGCTATGGGTCTGTCTTCTGCCGCCTTTGCTGCAGAGACTGCGACCACACCTGCTCCGACTGCGACGACCACCAAAGCAGCGCCGGCGAAAACTACACATCATAAAAAACAGCATAAAGCAGCACCTGCCCAGAAAGCGCAGGCGGCTAAAAAGCATCATAAAAATGCGAAAGCTGAACAGAAAGCCCCTGAACAAAAAGCGCAGGCAGCGAAGAAACACGCCAAGAAACACAGCCATCAGCAACCGGCAAAACCTGCTGCACAACCCGCAGCGTAA
- the pntB gene encoding Re/Si-specific NAD(P)(+) transhydrogenase subunit beta, translating to MSGGLVTAAYIVAAILFIFSLAGLSKHETSRQGNNFGIAGMAIALIATIFGPDTGNVGWILLAMVIGGAIGIRLAKKVEMTEMPELVAILHSFVGLAAVLVGFNSYLHHDAGMEPILVNIHLTEVFLGIFIGAVTFTGSVVAFGKLCGKISSKPLMLPNRHKMNLAALVVSFLLLIVFVRTDSVGLQVLALLIMTAIALVFGWHLVASIGGADMPVVVSMLNSYSGWAAAAAGFMLSNDLLIVTGALVGSSGAILSYIMCKAMNRSFISVIAGGFGTDGSSTGDDQEVGEHREITAEETAELLKNSHSVIITPGYGMAVAQAQYPVAEITEKLRARGINVRFGIHPVAGRLPGHMNVLLAEAKVPYDIVLEMDEINDDFADTDTVLVIGANDTVNPAAQDDPKSPIAGMPVLEVWKAQNVIVFKRSMNTGYAGVQNPLFFKENTHMLFGDAKASVDAILKAL from the coding sequence ATGTCTGGAGGATTAGTTACAGCTGCATACATTGTTGCCGCGATCCTGTTTATCTTCAGTCTGGCCGGGCTTTCGAAACATGAAACGTCTCGCCAGGGTAACAACTTCGGTATCGCCGGGATGGCGATTGCGTTAATCGCAACCATCTTTGGACCGGATACGGGTAATGTTGGCTGGATCTTGCTGGCGATGGTCATCGGTGGGGCAATTGGTATCCGCCTGGCGAAGAAAGTTGAAATGACCGAAATGCCAGAACTGGTGGCAATCCTGCATAGCTTCGTGGGTCTGGCAGCAGTACTGGTTGGTTTTAACAGCTATCTGCATCATGACGCGGGAATGGAACCGATTCTGGTCAATATTCACCTGACGGAAGTGTTCCTCGGTATCTTCATCGGGGCGGTAACGTTCACGGGGTCCGTGGTGGCGTTCGGCAAACTGTGTGGCAAGATTTCGTCTAAACCGTTGATGCTGCCAAACCGTCACAAAATGAACCTGGCGGCTCTGGTCGTTTCCTTCCTGCTGCTGATTGTATTTGTTCGCACGGACAGCGTAGGCCTGCAAGTGCTGGCATTGCTGATAATGACCGCCATTGCGCTGGTATTTGGCTGGCATTTAGTCGCCTCCATCGGTGGTGCAGATATGCCAGTCGTCGTGTCAATGCTGAACTCATACTCTGGTTGGGCGGCAGCGGCTGCGGGCTTTATGCTTAGCAACGACCTGCTGATCGTGACCGGCGCGCTGGTCGGTTCTTCGGGGGCAATCCTTTCTTACATTATGTGTAAGGCGATGAACCGTTCCTTTATCAGCGTTATTGCGGGTGGTTTCGGCACCGATGGCTCTTCTACTGGCGATGATCAGGAAGTGGGCGAGCACCGCGAAATCACCGCAGAAGAGACAGCGGAATTACTGAAAAACTCCCATTCAGTGATCATTACTCCGGGGTACGGCATGGCAGTCGCGCAGGCGCAATATCCTGTCGCTGAAATTACCGAGAAACTGCGCGCTCGTGGTATCAACGTGCGTTTCGGTATCCACCCGGTTGCGGGGCGTTTGCCTGGGCATATGAACGTATTGCTGGCTGAAGCAAAAGTACCGTATGACATCGTACTGGAAATGGACGAGATCAACGATGACTTCGCTGATACCGATACCGTACTGGTGATTGGTGCTAACGATACGGTTAACCCGGCGGCGCAGGATGATCCGAAGAGTCCGATTGCTGGTATGCCTGTGCTGGAAGTGTGGAAAGCGCAGAACGTGATTGTTTTTAAACGTTCGATGAACACTGGCTATGCTGGTGTGCAAAACCCGCTGTTCTTCAAGGAAAACACCCACATGCTGTTTGGTGACGCCAAAGCCAGCGTGGATGCAATCCTGAAAGCTCTGTAA
- the tqsA gene encoding AI-2 transporter TqsA, whose amino-acid sequence MAKPIITLNGLKIVIMLGMLVIILCGIRFAAEIIVPFILALFIAVILNPLVQHMVRWRVPRVLAVSILMTIIVMAMVLLLAYLGSALNELTRTLPQYRNSIMTPLQALEPLLQRVGIDVSVDQLAHYIDPNAAMTLLTNLLTQLSNAMSSIFLLLLTVLFMLLEVPQLPGKFQQMMARPVEGMAAIQRAIDSVSHYLVLKTAISIITGLVAWAMLAALDVRFAFVWGLLAFALNYIPNIGSVLAAIPPIAQVLVFNGFYEALLVLAGYLLINLVFGNILEPRIMGRGLGLSTLVVFLSLIFWGWLLGPVGMLLSVPLTIIVKIALEQSAGGQSIAVLLSDLNKE is encoded by the coding sequence ATGGCAAAGCCGATCATCACGCTCAATGGTCTAAAAATCGTCATTATGTTGGGAATGCTGGTCATTATTCTCTGTGGTATCCGTTTTGCCGCCGAGATCATCGTGCCGTTTATTCTCGCATTATTTATTGCTGTTATTCTTAACCCGCTGGTGCAACACATGGTCCGCTGGCGAGTGCCGCGTGTACTGGCGGTGTCGATTTTGATGACCATCATCGTGATGGCAATGGTGTTGCTGCTAGCTTATCTGGGGTCCGCGCTCAATGAATTGACGAGGACGTTGCCGCAATATCGCAACTCCATTATGACACCACTTCAAGCTCTTGAACCGTTGTTGCAACGCGTAGGGATTGATGTCTCAGTTGACCAACTGGCGCATTACATTGACCCGAACGCAGCGATGACCTTGCTCACCAATCTACTGACGCAGTTATCTAATGCCATGTCATCAATATTTTTATTGCTGCTGACGGTGTTGTTTATGCTGCTCGAAGTGCCACAATTGCCCGGAAAATTTCAGCAAATGATGGCGCGTCCGGTTGAAGGGATGGCGGCGATTCAGCGTGCGATTGACAGTGTGTCTCATTATCTGGTGCTGAAAACAGCCATCAGCATCATCACCGGCCTGGTCGCCTGGGCGATGCTCGCCGCACTCGATGTTCGCTTCGCTTTTGTCTGGGGATTGCTGGCCTTTGCGCTTAATTACATCCCGAATATTGGTTCAGTCCTCGCGGCAATCCCCCCTATCGCTCAGGTATTGGTGTTTAATGGCTTCTACGAAGCGTTGCTGGTGCTGGCGGGATATCTGCTGATTAATCTGGTCTTCGGTAATATTCTGGAGCCGCGGATCATGGGGCGTGGGCTGGGGCTTTCCACATTGGTGGTATTTCTGTCGTTGATTTTTTGGGGATGGTTGTTAGGACCGGTGGGTATGCTGCTTTCCGTGCCGTTGACAATTATTGTCAAAATTGCCCTTGAACAATCAGCGGGAGGTCAAAGCATCGCCGTTCTGTTAAGCGATCTCAATAAAGAGTGA